ATAGGCGCTGGCACCCACAATGATGATCTTGGGCCGGTGCTCCTTGGCCTGCTTTTCCACTTCCTCGAAATCGATGACATGGTTTTCGGGATCGACGCCGTAGGCGGCCACCTTGAACCACCTGCCCGAAAACGTCACCGGATGGCCGTGGGTGAGATGCCCGCCGTGGGAGAGGTTCATCCCCAGGATGGTGTCCCCCGGCTCGAGGAGGCCGAAGTAGACCGCCGCATTCGCCTGGGCGCCGCTGTGGGGCTGAACGCAGGCATGATCCATCCCGAAGAGGGCCTTGGCCCGCTCGATGGCCAGCGTCTCGGCCACATCCACGAACGCGCAGCCGCCGTAATAGCGTTTTCCGGGAAGGCCCTCGGCGTATTTGTTCGTCATGACGCCGCCCGCCGCTTCCATGACGGCGGTGCTGACGTAATTCTCCGAGGCGATCAGCTCAAGCTCATCGGCCTGTCGTTTTATTTCGTTTTCCATGGCGTCGAATATTTCGCGATCGACATTTTCGAGTGCGGATGCCATCCCGGTGAACCTCCGTATGACGGCGCAAGACAACGGAAATGGGCAGGACCGGAGGGCCGAGAGCCGCTCCAAGGACGTGGCCGGACGCTAACAAAGCCCGCTGCTTCCGTCAATTCATTCGCCCCGGACGAACGGGCGGGCGATACAGTGTCCACGCGCCTTGGCCTGACCCGGCATACATGCGACAATGTTTTTCAAGGCTCTTCCGATTCGGAGCAAGTGCGCGGCATTTTCGCACGATAAGGCTTTTCTGAAAGAATTGAACACCCGCCCCCGCTAGAGAAAATCCCCCCGCGTCAGAGCAGACTGATCCCCCCGTCGAGCAGGATGACGGAACCCGTCATGAACGCGGAGGCGTTCGAGGAGAGATACACCGTGAGGGCGCCGATCTCCTCGGGCTTCGCGATGACGCGCAGGGGGACGCGTTCGAGAAATTTTTTCTTGAGCGCGGGGTCTTCCCGCAAGGGCCAGCCCATGTCGGTGTCGAATTGCCCCGGGGCGATGCAGTTCGCCCGGATGCCGAGCGGCGCCCAATCGAGCGCGAGCGATTTCGTCAGGTTCATCACCGCCGCCTTGCTCGCCCCGTAGATCGAAAGATCCGTCCGCCCGCGCACGCCCGCGACCGAACCGAAATTGACGATCCGCCCACCGCCCGATTTCTGCACCTCCCCTTTCTGCATGTGGGCCGCCGCCGCGCGGCAGACGTACATGGTTCCATAGACATTGATCTCGAACGTTTCCATCATCGCCTCATCGGACATCTCGATGGTCGGAACGCGATGACAGATCCCCGCCGCATTTACCGCAATGTCGAGGCGGCCGAGCTCGACCGCCGCCCGGTCTACCGCCTCCCGGACCGCGGCGGGAGACTTCAGATCGAGGGGACAGACGGCCGCCCGTCTTCCCAGCGCGCGGATCTCTCCGGCAACCTCTTCGAGTTTTTCTTCATTCGTCGCGGCCAGCGCGAGATCCGCCCCCGCCTCGGCCAGGGCGACCGCCGCCGCGCGGCCCAGCCCCCGGCTCGCCCCCGTCACAAAAGCAGCCGCTCCGTCGAGCCGCATCGCATCCAGAACGCCCATTTGTGCGCATCTCCTCTTCCGGCCGGATCGGCCTCAGCCGCCCATGTATTGTCCCATGAGAATAATCGTGTCGCCGTCCTTCGCTTCGGAATTCAGGTTGTGGCGGATGCCCAGGACGGCGTCGTTGACGGCAATCTCGATGTGCTCGCCCAGCTCGCCGGAGCCCCGATCCCAGAGCGCTTTATCGAGATCGGGAAAACGGACGCTCAGCCGCTTGAGGACGGTGCGGACAGTATCGCCCGGCAGGAGCGGCTCTTCGAACTCCTTGCGCTCGCTGCCATCCCCGCCGACGAAGACCGTCGCCCAGGCGATGAGCTCGAAGTGAATGGTGGGCTTATCGCTGCTCATGACAAACCGTCAGGTACGGGAGGCTTCGGCGCCCCAAAGCGGCTCGAGCAGCTCCTCCAGCTCGAGTGCGCGCAGCGTCTCGGGCAGAGGCCTTCCGCTCTTGCGATCGTAGCCGACCGTCTCATACCAGATGTCGAGCATCTTGTCCCAGTGATCGAGAATAGACAGCCCGGCGACCGGGCCATCCACCGGAGTCGAGCTGTAGCGCAACGAGGGCTTCTCCATCTCGGGCCCGATGCCGCAGCGGAGGCTGAAGGCACGGAACATGGCGCCCACCCTTCTTCCGTGGCGGATGGCTTCATCGCTGCGGTAGTCCCAGCCCGTGGCCGCCTCCACCGAGCGGCAGAGGATGTCCATCGGGGCGCGGGTGGTGAAGGAGCAGGCGCCGAGGGAGTCCTCGAAGTGGCGCCTTCCGCGGAGGGTGCCCACCTGCTTGGGGACCATTTCGGGGTCCTGCGGATCGATGCGGGCAGGCATGCCCATCTCCGTCTGGAAGGCGGCCGGGCCGGTTTCCAGCGTGCCCGAGCTGGCCACGCAGGTGTCGATCATCTCCTCCCAGCGGGAGCGGTGATCGTGGCCGCGCGGGGAGTTGCCGTTTCCGGCGTAGATGGCGCAATCGGCCGCCGGGCCGCCGAATTTCTCGCTGGCCCGCTTCACCCCCTCGGCCAGAAGATCTCCCAGCCCCTCCCGCCGGCTGAGCATCTGGAGAAGGCGGTTCGCCCCCTCGACGTCCCCCCACTCGAGCCGGAAGCCGAGGTCCTTCTCGGTGATGTATTCTTTCTCGATGCATTCCATCACCCAGCCGCACAGCCAGCCGAATTCGTTCACATCCACGCAGGCCCGATCAATCTGGGTGTTGAGCCAACTGACATCCGCCGGCTCGGTGCAGCCGATCGTCCAGCCGGCGCCCGACCAGCCTTCGTATTCGGGCTCATCCACCACCTCGCCCTTGTGGGGCCCCGAACCGATCACCTGCATGTGGCAGTGGTGCATCCCGCAGGCGCTGCACTGGTGCCCGCGGTGATCGAAGCCCGCGCGCAGGCTTTTCGCCTGCCATTTCTCCTTGTCCACATCCTCGGGCCAGGCGTTCGTGGTGTAGTTTCGGATGGGAAGCGCCCCCATGCTA
This window of the bacterium genome carries:
- a CDS encoding SDR family NAD(P)-dependent oxidoreductase — its product is MGVLDAMRLDGAAAFVTGASRGLGRAAAVALAEAGADLALAATNEEKLEEVAGEIRALGRRAAVCPLDLKSPAAVREAVDRAAVELGRLDIAVNAAGICHRVPTIEMSDEAMMETFEINVYGTMYVCRAAAAHMQKGEVQKSGGGRIVNFGSVAGVRGRTDLSIYGASKAAVMNLTKSLALDWAPLGIRANCIAPGQFDTDMGWPLREDPALKKKFLERVPLRVIAKPEEIGALTVYLSSNASAFMTGSVILLDGGISLL
- a CDS encoding MoaD/ThiS family protein, with protein sequence MSSDKPTIHFELIAWATVFVGGDGSERKEFEEPLLPGDTVRTVLKRLSVRFPDLDKALWDRGSGELGEHIEIAVNDAVLGIRHNLNSEAKDGDTIILMGQYMGG